In the Granulosicoccus antarcticus IMCC3135 genome, TGTCAATGGCTCAGGATCCTCGGAGTCGTTCAGGCCATCATCGTCCGTGTCTGATTTCAGCGGATCAGTTCCAGCGATGATCTCTTCACTATCACTGAGTCCATCCGAATCAGAATCGGCCACATTGATGTCCGTACCTCGCTCCACCTCGTCAGCATCAGCCAGGCCATCGTCGTCCGAATCGCGCTTCAGTGGGTCAGATTCCCATATCAAGACCTCAGCACCGTCCCCCAGACCATCCTCATCCGTGTCCACAATCACCGGGCTGGTGCCATGGGTATTTATTTCCTCACCATCACTCAGGCCGTCATCATCGGAGTCCACCTGATTCGGATCGCTGCCGGCATCCACTTCATCACCGTCGTTAGCCCCATCCCCGTCGCTATCAGGGTCCAGAGGATCGGTATTGTAGATTGAGGTCTCAGCAACATCGATCAGGCCATCACCGTCCGAATCCGTGTCCGTGCCCAGCTCGAGCATTTCATGTGAATCCATCTCACCACCACCGCCAGTCACATTGCTGCCAGCGACCAGATGCCACTGCGAACCAATAACAGCACCACCACCACTGTGTCGCCCGGTATTGAGCGACTTGAGACTGCGCCAACTGTCTGCTGTCACATCGTAGGCTTCGGTGGTACTCAGCGCCTCACTGCTGGTGTTGATCTCGCCACCCGCTACCAGCACCTCGTTGCCGGCAGCGGCGGCCAGGGCGCCGGCTCGCACCGTGGGTATGTCTTTTCCAACGCTCCAGGTATTGGTCGAAAAGTTGTAAATATCCGTCGCCTTTACAGCGTTCGTGAAGGGGTTGGGTTGCTCGGTGGTTCTACCAGCTGCCGCCACCAGCCGACCATCGACAACAACCGCTGCGAAATGATCTCGCGCATGCGGTGCGTTTGGCAGAATGTCCCAATCCTTGCTGACCGGATCATAGCGATCAAACCAGTTCACAGCTCCCCCGGCATGCCCCTTGGTATTGCCGCCCAGCACATAGATTTCCCCATCGAAAACCACGGCGGCAGCAGAACCCCGGACACGCCCCGAGGGCATTGTGCCGTCCGTTGACCATGTCTCAGTAACGGTATCGAACACATATATAGTCGAAACACTGGGCTCATCCGGATAGCAGCAGGTGAAGGCGGCGAGTGCATATATCTTCGAACCGATGGCGACGGGCTGAAAATGGTGCAACTCCATTGGCGGATCGCCAATAACCCGCCACCGATTGCTTACCGGGTCATACACTTCCACCGGTCGAGCCGAGCGCCCCCCCAACAGGTAGTAAAGCCCGTCCACCACCACAGCGGCCGCCTCGTGTCGATCGACGGCCGTACTGTCATCACTGGTCGTGACAATTTGCCAGGGGGTATCGGCACTGGTGGCTGCCAGCCCCTCCGCACAATGCAAAGACGAAGCAAGCAGTAGCCACAATGGCATGAGACGGAACAGGGGCATGATTCACGTTTGCGGGGTATCAGCCCCCCACGTTGCAATAAACCGGCCTGCCGATCACTTCAGATCAGATCAAGCCTCAGCTAATTGCCTGACCAGACCAGCCAAACGATCGATACCTGCATCGATACGATCCTCGGGAATGGAGGAGAACCCCAGGCGACAAAAATTGCCTGGCCCTTCTCGACTGGCAAAGTAATGATCACCGGCATTGATCACGATGCCGTTTTCGGCAGCCAGGACTTCCAGCTCCTGCGCCGAGACATTGGCCGGCAACTGGACCCAGAACGAGGATCCTCCGAAAGTCGGTGTTGAGGCAGAGAAAACCTCATGCCGCTTCAAGGCCTGCTCCATGACCTGCCAGCGGGCCTTGAAGGATTGAGTCAGACGCAGCAAAGCCGAATCATGGTGTCCCAGTGACAGAAAATGGGCAACCGTGCGCTGGTTATTGGTCGGCGGATGACGGTACATCAGTCGACGCAAGGCACGCGCCTGACGGATGAACTTCTTCGGCCCCACCATGAATCCGACACGCAAACCCGGCGCCAGAGTCTTGGACAGACTACCGACATAGATAACCCGGTGCTCGGTATCCAGACTTTTCAAAGCCGGGGTCGGCTTGCCGACAAAATTGAGCTCGCTCTCATAGTCGTCCTCGACGATGGTGACATCGTGCAGAGCAGCCTCGCTCAACAGCTTTTTACGCGACTCCAGAGGCATGGTTGCGGTGGTCGGACACTGGTGGCTGGGAGTGACGTAGATCATCTTGCAGCCACCTAGCCGTTCATCGGTCACAACACCCTGCTCACCCACTGGAAACAGGACTTTATGCTCGGTGAACAGTCTGAAAATATTTCTTGCATCGACATAACACGGATCTTCCAACCCCACAGTGCTTTCACTATTGAGCAACAGCTGGGCGATGAGAAACAGTGCATTCTGTGCACCTGTCGTAATGAGAATCTCGTCCTTGTCAGCCCACACGCCCCGGCGCGGCAGGACACGCGTATGTATCTGCTCAATCAGCAGATCATCATCGTGATCCACCCGGTCCTGAGTCCAGCGACTGATGGCATCAACACGCAAAGACAATCGACAGGCTTCTCTCCAGTCATTGACTGGGAACAGAGATGAATCCGTCTGCCCGTAGATAAAGGGAAATTCGAACTGTCGCCAGTTCAATGGCCGATTGATGCTGCGCCGATCAAGCACGTCCAGCACGACTTCCGGCCCTTGATCATGGTTGGCAAGTTCGCCATCCAGCAGTGCAGCACCCTCAGCGGGCCTGGGTGTATCCACACGACCGTCAAGGATTTCCGGATTGACAAAATAGCCTCGTCGCTCGTGCGATATCAGGTAATGCTCATCAATCAGATGCTGATAGGCCAGCACGACGGTATTGCGTGCAACGCCAAGCTGGCGAGATAGCTCACGCGACGATGGCAGCGGAATATCCACTGGAATACGGCTGTCAAGAATGGCTTTGACCAAGGCCTGTCGCAATTGCGCCTGAAGGCTTTGATCATCATCAGAGTCCAGCCTGATCAGCTGATACCACATGGGTTTGTCGTGTGCTCTACCCACGTGACTGCTCTCCGCTTGCATCCAGATCCGCCAGTTCGAACTTCAATTCATCGACAGAATCTGGCAGTTCTGACTCGGCCAGAGCCGGAATGTCCAGCTCTCTGGACAACGGGCTGCTCAAGCCATTGGGATTACGCGGTGATACTCGCGAGCTTCCATCCGCTCTGGAACGTGGAGCTGGAGACTGAGTGCCGCGTTTGGCCACAGGCTCGACGATGCGCTTCTGCAGCACCGGAAGTTCATTGATACCGGACCAGGCATCGGGTTTGTTCTTGGCCAATTCAAGCTCTCTGGACTTGTTGGATTTATAACTTGCAAAATCACGTTTCAGACGAATCTGCTGCTCCTCATAGGAGGACACTTGAGACTCCAACGTCTGGATACGTTGCGCCTGCAATTGTGAATGCAGCTCCAGCGCGGCTTCACGCTTCAAAGCTTTATGTGCCTGTTCGGTCGCCCGGACTTGCGTACCGCGCTGATCGGCGAGCATGGCTTGCACCGATAGCAGCTCGGTTTCAGCGGTGGTCTGCTTTCTGGCAAGCTCCGAACGCATGCCATTGATTGCACGACCTGCTCGTCCCTTGGTGCGCAGAACCGCAATGCAATAGCCCATGAAGGCGCCTAGCAGCGTAGCTCCCACCAGGTAGATCAACAGAGATATAGGTGTATCGACCATCATTAACGAACTTCCTCTGCAGACACTTTGACATGATATGTGCCTTCCGACAAATCTTCGCCGGATTCGATGAGAATTTGAAACCGCTCTTTCTCTAACCCTCGATTGATCAGGTAGGAGGCAATTGCACGGCCACGATCACGACTCAACAGGCCATTCTTCGCCGTTGTATCGTACTCATTGCTCGCAACCGATACCAGTACAGGGACCTCAGAGCGGAGATAGAGTACGTTGAAGATATCATCGAGCACCCGTTCCGTTTCGCGCGACAGCGTCACAGAATTGGCCGCAAATTTCATCTGTAAAGACAGTTCATCCAAGACCACCAACTCACGATCTTTACCGCGAGCGTTATCACGCTGCTGCCTGGCAAGCGCTGCGATCCTGGAAGCCTCGGCGGCGGCCGCTCGTCGAGCTTCTTCTTCAATTCTGGCTTTTTCATTGGCGAGCCTGGCCTGCGTTAACGCTTCAGCCTCAGCAGCAACCCTGGCCTGCTCCGCCGCCGCCTCAGCCTCTGCCGCCACTCTGGCCTGCTCCGCCGCCGCTTCAGCCTCAGCCGTAACCCTGGCCTGCTCTGCTGCCGCTTCAGCTTCAGCCGCAACCCTGGCCTGCTCTGCTGCCGCTTCAGCCTCAGCCGCGACCCTGGCCTGCTCTGCTGCCGCTTCAGCCGCAACCCTGGCCTGCTCTGTCGCCGCTGCCTCAGCAAGCCGCCTGGACTCTTGCTCAACCAGTTCCTTGGCCTTGAGCGCTGCCAATCTGGTCTCTTCTGTTGCAATCTTGCGACGTTCAGCCGCCTTGCTCTGCGCTTCCAGACGCACTTGCTCTTCCGCTTCGAGTGCTATCCGTGCCAGCTCCGCCTCGGCAGCTAACCGCGCCTGCTCTGTCGCTTCAGACTGTCTGGATGCCTCCTCAGCTTCAAGCTGTTGCAATCGGAGCTGCTCCTGACTCAGCTCTGCCTGCTCGGATGCCTTGCTCGATTCAGAAGCTGCCCCAAAGTCGGTGGCAACAAAAGCCCAGGCAGACAGCGCTACCCACAAAATCGCGGCAAATGCCAGCATCAGCCAGGTGCTGCGAGTTCGGGTAAATGCGTCGTATCTGGTTTCGCTATTCATCAATACATCAGGTTGGCTGGCAATTAGCTTGTTTGACTCTGACAACACAACTGAGAAGAAGCCAGCAATTTGACTAAACGGGGCACAGTCTCATTTTTCAACGCGACCACTTTGAGAGCAAGACCACGGACATTCTGAACCAGCCCCATAAGATGCACATCTCACCTGACAAGTCCGTTGGACACCCTGCCATGTACAACTTCACAAGGACCTTCACAGCTCG is a window encoding:
- a CDS encoding Kelch repeat-containing protein; this encodes MPLFRLMPLWLLLASSLHCAEGLAATSADTPWQIVTTSDDSTAVDRHEAAAVVVDGLYYLLGGRSARPVEVYDPVSNRWRVIGDPPMELHHFQPVAIGSKIYALAAFTCCYPDEPSVSTIYVFDTVTETWSTDGTMPSGRVRGSAAAVVFDGEIYVLGGNTKGHAGGAVNWFDRYDPVSKDWDILPNAPHARDHFAAVVVDGRLVAAAGRTTEQPNPFTNAVKATDIYNFSTNTWSVGKDIPTVRAGALAAAAGNEVLVAGGEINTSSEALSTTEAYDVTADSWRSLKSLNTGRHSGGGAVIGSQWHLVAGSNVTGGGGEMDSHEMLELGTDTDSDGDGLIDVAETSIYNTDPLDPDSDGDGANDGDEVDAGSDPNQVDSDDDGLSDGEEINTHGTSPVIVDTDEDGLGDGAEVLIWESDPLKRDSDDDGLADADEVERGTDINVADSDSDGLSDSEEIIAGTDPLKSDTDDDGLNDSEDPEPLTPQSVEPTEPVEPTNPTEPTDPTTPVEPTEPTEVVTGGNGGGALTWLLAVLAIVGVNRRRRISGAIVAK
- a CDS encoding PLP-dependent aminotransferase family protein, with the protein product MGRAHDKPMWYQLIRLDSDDDQSLQAQLRQALVKAILDSRIPVDIPLPSSRELSRQLGVARNTVVLAYQHLIDEHYLISHERRGYFVNPEILDGRVDTPRPAEGAALLDGELANHDQGPEVVLDVLDRRSINRPLNWRQFEFPFIYGQTDSSLFPVNDWREACRLSLRVDAISRWTQDRVDHDDDLLIEQIHTRVLPRRGVWADKDEILITTGAQNALFLIAQLLLNSESTVGLEDPCYVDARNIFRLFTEHKVLFPVGEQGVVTDERLGGCKMIYVTPSHQCPTTATMPLESRKKLLSEAALHDVTIVEDDYESELNFVGKPTPALKSLDTEHRVIYVGSLSKTLAPGLRVGFMVGPKKFIRQARALRRLMYRHPPTNNQRTVAHFLSLGHHDSALLRLTQSFKARWQVMEQALKRHEVFSASTPTFGGSSFWVQLPANVSAQELEVLAAENGIVINAGDHYFASREGPGNFCRLGFSSIPEDRIDAGIDRLAGLVRQLAEA
- a CDS encoding OmpA family protein — translated: MNSETRYDAFTRTRSTWLMLAFAAILWVALSAWAFVATDFGAASESSKASEQAELSQEQLRLQQLEAEEASRQSEATEQARLAAEAELARIALEAEEQVRLEAQSKAAERRKIATEETRLAALKAKELVEQESRRLAEAAATEQARVAAEAAAEQARVAAEAEAAAEQARVAAEAEAAAEQARVTAEAEAAAEQARVAAEAEAAAEQARVAAEAEALTQARLANEKARIEEEARRAAAAEASRIAALARQQRDNARGKDRELVVLDELSLQMKFAANSVTLSRETERVLDDIFNVLYLRSEVPVLVSVASNEYDTTAKNGLLSRDRGRAIASYLINRGLEKERFQILIESGEDLSEGTYHVKVSAEEVR